One genomic window of Vibrio natriegens NBRC 15636 = ATCC 14048 = DSM 759 includes the following:
- a CDS encoding Rieske 2Fe-2S domain-containing protein: MNSKLKQLADNVRNAVVADPDTGRYQCDRGIFTDRELFDLEMKYIFEGNWVYLAHESQIPNPGDYYSVTVGRQPVIITRTKDGELKAILNTCSHRGATLCRKKRGNKASFTCPFHGWTFRNDGKLLKAKDQKKGGYPEQFNTDGSHDLKQMAKFGNYRGFLFGSLSADVLPLEEHLGETTKIIDNIVDQAEDGLEILRGSSTYTYEGNWKLTAENGADGYHVSSVHWNYLSTMGQRNYEKGGTEAVDAKSWSAEGGFYSFENGHMMLWTRLLNPEVRPVFSQLERLEKTFGEARADSIVRTTKNLCLYPNVYLMDQFSTQIRVSRPIDVNKTEVTIYAFAPKNEPAELRAKRIRQYEDFFNVSGMGTPDDLEEFRACQDGYEARGARWNDMSRGASHWMNGPDDHANQLDMKPLMSGTKPEDEGLYVNHHRHWQDEMLRAIEAESDQIIPVLNKEADA; encoded by the coding sequence ATGAATAGCAAACTTAAGCAACTAGCAGACAACGTACGAAACGCCGTTGTTGCCGACCCAGACACCGGACGTTACCAGTGTGACCGTGGCATTTTTACCGACCGCGAACTGTTTGATCTGGAGATGAAGTACATCTTTGAAGGCAACTGGGTTTATCTTGCTCACGAAAGCCAAATTCCAAATCCAGGTGACTACTACTCTGTCACTGTCGGCAGACAGCCTGTTATCATCACTCGCACCAAAGACGGTGAATTAAAAGCCATCCTAAACACCTGTTCCCACCGTGGTGCCACTCTGTGCCGTAAGAAGCGCGGTAACAAGGCTTCTTTTACTTGTCCGTTTCACGGCTGGACGTTCCGCAATGACGGAAAACTTCTCAAGGCCAAAGACCAGAAAAAGGGTGGTTATCCGGAGCAGTTCAATACTGACGGTTCCCACGATTTGAAGCAGATGGCGAAGTTCGGCAACTATCGCGGATTTCTATTCGGTAGTTTGAGCGCCGATGTACTCCCGTTAGAAGAGCACCTGGGTGAAACGACCAAAATCATCGATAACATTGTTGATCAGGCAGAAGATGGGTTGGAAATACTGCGCGGCAGTTCAACTTACACCTACGAAGGCAACTGGAAGTTAACGGCAGAGAATGGCGCTGATGGCTACCACGTGAGTTCAGTGCACTGGAACTACTTATCGACCATGGGTCAGAGAAACTATGAAAAAGGCGGCACTGAGGCAGTAGATGCGAAAAGCTGGTCAGCTGAAGGCGGTTTCTACTCATTTGAAAACGGCCACATGATGCTCTGGACCCGCTTATTAAATCCTGAGGTCCGTCCGGTGTTCAGCCAACTAGAGAGATTGGAAAAGACCTTTGGTGAGGCAAGAGCCGACTCTATCGTCCGCACAACCAAAAACCTCTGTCTATATCCGAATGTTTACCTGATGGATCAGTTCTCGACCCAAATCCGGGTGAGTCGTCCTATTGATGTGAACAAAACTGAAGTCACTATTTATGCCTTCGCACCAAAGAATGAACCAGCAGAATTACGTGCCAAGCGTATCCGCCAGTACGAAGATTTCTTCAATGTATCTGGCATGGGGACCCCTGATGATCTGGAAGAATTCCGCGCATGCCAGGACGGATATGAGGCAAGAGGAGCACGTTGGAATGACATGAGCCGTGGTGCCTCTCATTGGATGAATGGGCCTGATGACCATGCTAACCAGTTAGATATGAAGCCTTTAATGAGCGGGACTAAACCAGAAGACGAAGGTTTGTATGTTAATCATCACCGCCACTGGCAGGACGAAATGCTAAGGGCTATTGAAGCTGAATCTGACCAAATTATTCCGGTACTTAACAAGGAGGCTGACGCATGA
- a CDS encoding CoA transferase subunit A, which yields MAEFLSLKEAISKHIFHGDTVAMEGFTHLIPFAAGHEIIRQEKRDLTLIRMTPDLVYDQLIGAGCVKKLIFSWGGNPGVGSLHRLRDAVEKGWPHQLELFEHSHAAMACAYEAGAAGLPLAVLRGYVGSDLPKVNEQIKFITCPFSNEQLAAVPSIRPDVTVIHAQKADKKGNVLIEGILGVQKEAALAAKRSIVTVEEIVDDLEASVNACVLPSWAITAISHVPLGAKPSYALGYYERDNSFYKQWDGISRDRASFQAWVQENIFEQGEA from the coding sequence ATGGCTGAGTTCCTTTCTCTCAAAGAAGCGATAAGCAAGCATATTTTCCACGGCGACACTGTCGCGATGGAAGGTTTTACCCACCTCATCCCGTTCGCAGCTGGGCATGAAATCATCCGTCAGGAAAAAAGGGATTTAACGTTAATTCGTATGACGCCTGATTTGGTCTATGACCAGTTAATTGGCGCAGGATGTGTGAAAAAGTTGATCTTTTCTTGGGGAGGAAACCCTGGAGTAGGATCTTTGCACCGACTACGAGACGCTGTAGAAAAAGGCTGGCCACATCAATTGGAACTCTTTGAGCATAGCCATGCGGCAATGGCATGCGCTTATGAAGCTGGTGCAGCTGGATTGCCCCTCGCAGTTCTACGTGGATATGTCGGCAGTGATCTGCCAAAAGTTAATGAACAGATCAAATTCATTACCTGCCCTTTTAGCAACGAACAGTTGGCTGCCGTGCCTTCGATTAGACCTGACGTGACGGTCATTCACGCTCAAAAAGCCGATAAAAAAGGCAATGTACTGATCGAAGGCATACTCGGTGTGCAAAAAGAAGCGGCCCTGGCTGCTAAACGTAGCATCGTCACGGTCGAAGAAATTGTTGATGATCTTGAGGCTTCAGTGAACGCGTGCGTTCTTCCCTCTTGGGCAATCACGGCTATTTCACACGTTCCTTTAGGTGCGAAGCCTTCCTATGCCTTGGGCTACTATGAACGCGACAACAGCTTCTACAAACAATGGGATGGCATATCACGCGATCGAGCAAGCTTCCAAGCTTGGGTACAGGAAAACATTTTCGAACAGGGAGAAGCATAA
- the catA gene encoding catechol 1,2-dioxygenase — MNVKTMHTPEVQELLEKVAGFNNSDGNERVKTILHRLMHDVYQIIEDLDITPDELWSAVYYINQLGANGEAALLAPGLGIDKYLDIRLDEADKQAGLYGGTPRTIEGPLYVAGAPKSEGFARMDDGTDTDSEVMLLTGQVTDQEGNPIRNAVVDIWHANSMGAYSYFDQSQSDYNLRRRIETDENGRYTARSIIPAGYGCPPEGSTQQLLNQLGRHGNRPAHIHFFISKPGYKHLTTQINLAGDEYTYDDFAFATLEELVVEAQRIEDPAKADALGLEGPFTQVEFDIQLVSTEKSELQVRHSRLRALEGQQA, encoded by the coding sequence ATGAACGTTAAGACTATGCACACACCAGAAGTCCAGGAGCTACTAGAAAAAGTGGCGGGTTTCAATAACTCTGACGGTAATGAAAGGGTTAAAACCATCCTGCATCGCCTAATGCACGATGTTTACCAGATTATAGAAGATCTGGATATTACACCGGATGAATTATGGTCAGCGGTGTATTACATCAACCAACTTGGTGCGAATGGCGAGGCAGCTTTGTTAGCTCCGGGTCTTGGTATCGACAAGTACTTAGATATTCGTTTGGACGAGGCAGATAAGCAAGCTGGTCTCTACGGCGGAACACCAAGAACGATTGAAGGCCCGCTATATGTAGCAGGTGCGCCGAAGAGTGAAGGTTTTGCTCGCATGGATGATGGCACCGACACAGATTCAGAAGTGATGCTACTGACCGGACAGGTTACGGATCAAGAAGGCAACCCGATTCGCAATGCAGTAGTCGATATTTGGCATGCAAATAGTATGGGAGCGTACTCTTACTTTGATCAATCCCAAAGTGACTACAATCTGCGCCGCCGAATCGAGACGGATGAAAATGGCCGCTACACCGCTCGCTCAATTATTCCGGCAGGTTACGGTTGCCCTCCTGAAGGCTCAACTCAGCAACTGCTTAACCAGTTAGGACGTCATGGTAACCGACCTGCACATATTCATTTCTTTATTTCTAAGCCGGGTTACAAGCACCTAACGACTCAGATAAACCTTGCTGGCGATGAATACACATACGATGATTTCGCTTTTGCAACCCTGGAAGAGTTGGTTGTTGAAGCGCAACGCATCGAAGATCCAGCTAAGGCTGACGCACTAGGCTTGGAAGGTCCATTCACTCAGGTTGAATTTGATATCCAGCTGGTCAGTACAGAAAAGTCAGAGCTTCAAGTTCGCCACTCCCGCCTTCGCGCTCTTGAGGGTCAACAGGCTTAA
- the catC gene encoding muconolactone Delta-isomerase, whose translation MLFKVEMIVKIPHSLPEDTVAEIKAKEKAYAQQLQQSGKWRHLWRVAGSYANVSIFDVKDNAELQDLISQLPLFPYMDISVSPLCRHPSSIHEDDR comes from the coding sequence ATGTTATTCAAAGTAGAAATGATCGTGAAAATTCCACACTCACTGCCGGAAGATACGGTCGCTGAAATCAAAGCAAAAGAGAAGGCTTACGCACAACAACTTCAGCAATCTGGCAAGTGGCGACACTTGTGGCGCGTGGCAGGCAGCTACGCCAACGTCAGCATTTTTGACGTAAAAGATAACGCTGAACTGCAGGACCTAATAAGCCAGTTACCACTGTTCCCCTACATGGATATCAGTGTTTCCCCATTATGCCGTCACCCTTCGTCCATTCACGAAGATGACCGATAA
- a CDS encoding muconate/chloromuconate family cycloisomerase codes for MSATIHSIEASLIDIPTIRPHKLSVTTMGVQTMVIVRIKDSDGFEGIGEATTIGGLAYGPESPESVKLTIDTYFAPHLIGQPSHNINTLKVRLNSAIRGNNLAKSAIETALLDLQGKRLNLSVSELLGGAVHQHLPVLWTLASGNTNQDIDEALSLIDAQRHCDFKLKIGSGALKDDVNHVIAIKQAVGDSASIRVDVNQAWDESSAAIAMAKFTEAGVDLVEQPTPMKDFDALIRLSQKFSLPILADESVADAKDMYHLAKGGFAGAVALKIAKAGGPIQALQQAHVAQAAGIGLYGGTLLEGTIGTAASLHAWSTLETLHWGTEMFGPLLMKDDIVTNPLNFHHNGVDLPTGPGLGIEIDEDKFAYYRRS; via the coding sequence ATGTCAGCAACCATTCATTCTATTGAGGCGAGTCTGATTGATATCCCAACAATACGTCCGCACAAGCTTTCAGTTACAACCATGGGCGTACAAACGATGGTGATTGTGCGGATTAAAGATTCTGACGGATTCGAGGGGATCGGCGAAGCGACTACCATTGGCGGCTTAGCTTATGGCCCTGAAAGCCCTGAGAGTGTCAAACTGACCATTGATACTTACTTTGCACCTCACCTCATTGGGCAGCCGTCTCACAACATCAATACCTTAAAGGTAAGGCTCAATTCTGCCATCCGGGGTAACAACCTTGCGAAGTCGGCGATAGAAACCGCTTTGTTGGATTTACAAGGGAAGCGCTTAAACCTCTCGGTATCTGAATTACTTGGCGGGGCAGTCCATCAACATCTCCCAGTTCTGTGGACGTTAGCCAGTGGTAATACCAACCAAGATATCGATGAAGCACTGAGTTTAATAGACGCTCAGCGCCATTGTGATTTCAAACTCAAAATTGGTTCTGGAGCATTAAAAGATGACGTTAACCACGTCATTGCTATTAAACAGGCCGTGGGCGATTCGGCGAGTATTCGTGTCGATGTCAATCAGGCTTGGGATGAATCCAGCGCAGCTATTGCTATGGCGAAATTCACTGAAGCGGGGGTTGATTTGGTCGAACAGCCAACACCAATGAAAGACTTTGATGCTTTGATTCGCTTGTCTCAGAAATTTTCCCTACCGATTCTAGCCGATGAATCAGTCGCAGACGCTAAGGATATGTATCACCTAGCGAAAGGCGGATTCGCAGGTGCAGTTGCTTTAAAAATCGCGAAAGCCGGTGGCCCAATCCAAGCCCTACAACAAGCACATGTTGCTCAAGCTGCAGGCATCGGATTATACGGTGGCACACTTCTAGAAGGCACGATTGGCACAGCTGCTTCTTTGCACGCTTGGTCAACACTAGAAACCTTGCATTGGGGAACGGAGATGTTTGGCCCGTTACTGATGAAGGATGACATCGTGACGAATCCACTCAACTTCCATCATAACGGCGTCGATTTACCTACAGGCCCGGGCCTCGGTATCGAGATTGACGAAGATAAATTTGCCTATTACCGCCGAAGCTAA
- a CDS encoding LysR family transcriptional regulator has protein sequence MMELRHLRYFVAVAEEGNLTRAAEKLCIAQPPLTRQIKQLEEIVGVQLFIRKPRGLELTDGGAYFLVHAKQILDKVMVTIEGTQQITKKRKTLFSIGFVPSVFYGQLPLMVRRLRKNKNLEIVLHELTTRDQIEALKTGKIDIGFGRVHIDDPEIEQELLFEEPLIAAIPSGHELGKSNPSLQELAEIPMITFPTGPGAQFAHFTQGLFYNRGLRSNVSQQVNDLQTALSLVASEMGFTLVPEQVRKLNREGIEYVRLQDTSIKTQVIASRRRGENINAVMRLVNTILEELVENRRTGRYS, from the coding sequence ATGATGGAGTTAAGACACCTGCGATACTTTGTCGCTGTCGCTGAGGAAGGTAATCTCACCAGAGCCGCAGAAAAGCTATGTATTGCCCAGCCGCCGCTAACTAGGCAGATAAAGCAACTTGAGGAAATAGTTGGTGTTCAGTTGTTTATTCGTAAGCCCCGGGGGCTGGAGTTGACGGACGGCGGCGCGTACTTTTTAGTTCATGCAAAACAAATTCTCGACAAAGTGATGGTGACGATTGAAGGAACGCAGCAGATAACGAAAAAACGCAAAACATTATTTTCTATCGGCTTTGTTCCTTCGGTTTTTTACGGCCAGCTACCACTGATGGTAAGACGACTAAGGAAAAACAAAAATTTAGAAATCGTGTTACATGAATTAACAACTCGTGACCAAATTGAAGCGTTGAAAACAGGAAAAATTGATATCGGCTTCGGCCGAGTCCATATCGATGACCCTGAAATAGAACAGGAACTGCTGTTTGAGGAACCGTTAATAGCTGCAATTCCTAGTGGTCATGAGTTAGGGAAAAGTAACCCTTCCTTACAAGAATTGGCCGAAATTCCAATGATCACGTTCCCCACTGGTCCCGGCGCACAATTTGCTCATTTTACTCAGGGACTATTTTATAACCGTGGTTTAAGAAGCAATGTCAGCCAACAAGTCAATGACTTACAAACCGCACTTTCCTTGGTTGCTTCTGAGATGGGTTTTACATTGGTTCCGGAACAGGTACGTAAACTAAACCGAGAAGGTATTGAGTACGTCCGGCTCCAAGATACCAGTATCAAAACACAAGTCATCGCCTCTCGCCGACGAGGAGAAAACATCAACGCGGTAATGCGACTAGTGAACACAATCTTGGAAGAGCTAGTTGAAAACCGCAGAACGGGCCGATACTCCTAA